One Pseudobutyrivibrio xylanivorans genomic window, ATTGTAGTCCAGGCATCCTCAGAGTTCTTTTTTGCCTTTAAAACCCAATTTTTAGGGTTTCTTCCGCTTTCGCTACTCGTATCATTTCCTGTTACAAATATATATCCCGCTGGCGTAATCAGGCTATTATCACTCGTTTTAAATTCAATCCATGTTGGCACATATGAGCTACACCACTTATTGGATGCATTTCCATCTACCAAGTTAGATGCTGGCTCAGCAGCTATACTACCTTCTTCAGATGCCCTAGTATATGTAAAACCACTTATTGTATTAATAGCATTGATTTTTACTGTCTTCTCACCCACACAACCTATATAACCAGACTCAGAAGGCTTTATTTTTAATGTGTACTCACCTTCTTCAGATAGAGAATCTACAGATTCTCCGTTCTTATCAGTTACCTCTGTAGCATATCCATCATATAATCTTTCGTCCCCAACTAGAACGTTAATATATCCAGCAATCTTAGAAGCGTTAGTTCCAACAGGATAATACTTTGAAAGTCCCTTAATGGTAGCTGTGGATAAATCTTTTACATCTACGGTAACAGTTATCACATAATCTACCCCACCATAAGTTACAGTTAGTGTTTCTGTACTGGTAAAGAATTCTCCTGGTACCACATACCATTCTCCGTTGTCATTAACCACTGTAAAACATGAAGTATTACTGCTTACCGCTGAAGTAATGCTTTTTTCAGAATCAAGTGGCATCATACGTTGTAAAATTTGTAAAATTCTTATTCTGTCAAGACTTGGAAATCGGTATTCAAGATTATCATATGAAAATACTATTACATAATATGAAAATCCATCTGTCTCTGCCTCAACTGTAGTCTCACCAACTTCCACAGTATTTAACTCATCAACAGATAACGAGCCCACTTCACCCTTAACATGATATACATCAGCTTCAAGATTACCATTTGCCACTTCTTCAAGAGTGAATGAAACCTTTACTGTGCCCTTCGATGTGTCAGGCTCAATCTCATTTCCATCTGCATCAAGAACCTTGATATCAAAGGTGTAAGACTCTACAACGTTCTTATTGCTGGCACGTTCAGCATCAACAGCTGCTTCTACAGCTTGCTCCTCAGAGCCACTTACCTTTGCTACTGAAAGTGTTGCTCCCTCTGGGAATACGCCTTCATCAGCCTTTACTAAAACGCGCACACCATCAATAACCTTTGACTCCTCAAAGGCTACATCTTCCTCTTCTTCCTCATCCTCTTTTAGTTCTTCTTCCAGTTCTTCCTCTTCTAATTCCTCGTCAACATTAGTCAATTCGGCTACGTCTTCGAACACTCCAGCCAAAGCGCTCAATTCTTCATCTGGCTCTTCCTCTGGAAGCTTCTCTGGTGCGTCAGCGTTTACATCTTCTAATGTATCATCTATGCCTTCGTCAGATTCTTCTCCAGAAGTGTCATCAGGCTCTTCTGAAACTTCTTCAGTTTCATCTTCAGCCTGAGCTTCTTCACCTTCTGGTAAATCAGCCTTTTCTACTTCCTCCACAGGCTCCGCTGTGTCTTCAAGAGTCTCGGAAACTATCGCTTCCGCCACATCTCCACCATCAATTTCAGCAGCATTAGCTATGATGCTAAAATTAATACTGGTAACACAGAGCAGCAGGGACATCATCAACGACAACGCTCGTCTACATGTTTTTTTATCCATGCTTTCCCTCCTTTTTACTAAAACCCCCATCAATCACAAAAGCTCATAGAACAAACCTAATGCCTTAGGTCTGCTCTATGAGCTCTATGCAATCATTATTAATAATAAACGCAGTGCTAGAATCTGGTCTGGTCTGGTCTGGTCTGGTCTGGTCTGGTCTGGTCTGACAAGGCTTTCTCATTTCCTTCATAATGTCAACCTCTTTCCCAAAGAAAATCCACCGCGTTACCAGGTCATCGTACCAAAAAATCTTTATCATTCTGTGAACAAATCATTGTAAATAGGGCATTATGTTATTCCATGTGATACAGCCTGATGAAGCCCTAGAATCTTCAATAATTGTTAACATTGAGGTGCAACCTTTCGCAATTAAAAAAGTCTGGCTCACATTAGCCAGACCCTTTGGTTTCTACATATTTTTACAAAATGATATATATCGCGCACATCACAACTAAAAAGAATATGTTTGCCAGAGTAAACACACCAATATACTTCTTTTTATCTGCTCCGTCGATATAGCTATACTGCTTGAAGGAAATCAGGCTGGCCATGGATGCGATAAGTGTTCCAAGACCACCGAGGTTTGTTCCGATTATCAGCTTATCAATCTGATCTGTGAAGCCTGAACAAAGGATTGCCGCAGGCACGTTGCTGATAAACTGGCTGAGGAAGATGGACACACCCACCTCATTAATCTGTAAAAAGCTTCCGATTGCATCTGAAAGCGCTGGAATTCGCTTAATATTTCCAATAAAGATAAATAGGAAAATGAAAGTGAACAGTAATGAGTAATCTGGCTTTCTAAGTACTCTTCTATCGAGAACCAAAGTCAAAGCCGCCACAATCACAAGTCCTATTCTGTAATCAAGCACTCTTGCCACCACGAGAATCGAAATTAAAAACGTAAATACGTACATGGCAATCATTTTCTTGTCACGTGAGCTACGGTCATATTTGTGTTTTTCTGCAAGGGTAACTGGCGCAGGCTTAACAAAAGCGAAGCCACAGGCAACCAAAAGCACAAGCGCCGCAACACTGTATGGGAGCATCAGCTTTATAAAGGCTCCCAGACTCATACCTGCCAGAGAATACAAATACAGATTCTGTGGGTTGCCAAGAGGTGTGAGCATACTTCCAAGGTTTGCAGCTATCGTCTCCAGGACTATCACTATGATATACAAATCTCTTCGATTTGAAATTGAAAGTGTGACAATTGAAAATGGCACAAATGTAAGTAGCGCCACATCATTGGTGATGAACATTGCCGAGAAGAAGCAAAGGAAAATGAGTACCAATACTACTCCACTGATAGAACTCATCTTTGCAACAAGAAGCTCACCTATTTGTCTAAACACCTGAAGGCGCTGAAGACCTGCCATGGTAATCATTAAGGCTAGCAAAATGCTTAGTGTTCTAAAATCTATGTAACCCAGATATTGGCGGTCTGGGTGAACAACAAAGCTTGACCCAACCGCCAATACAAAAGCTACACATAAAACTATCTCATTATTTATAAATCTCTTAATTGAATCCATTATTAATTCCACGCAATAAGAGTCCCTGACACACTCTCAAGCCTTGGTATTACTTTCAGTCACTTTGGAATGTTCCTTTCAGTAACACCAAGAGCTTGATAGCTACAGGGACTTTTTTCCTTCTTAAATATCTTTATAATTCACGCGATTTTTCGATGCAGACGCGCTCTGCTTCGATAACTGCATTTCTGAAACCAAGAGCTTCGAGGGCTGCGACTGCCTCTATTGTAGTGCCACCTGGGGAGCAAACATTATCTTTAAGAACTCCTGGGTGCTCTCCTGTCTCGAGGACCATCTTTGCTGAACCAAGCACTGCCTGAGCAGCGAACTTGTATGCCTGCTTTCTAGGCATTCCCTCTGCCACGGCACCGTCTGCAAGAGCCTCGATAAACATAAATACATAGGCTGGTGAAGAACCGCTGATTCCAACAACAGCATCCTGAAGCTTTTCAGGAACAACATCAGCCTTACCAAATGATTCAAAGAGTTCAACTACGATCTCACAGTCTTCCTCTGATACAAACTTGTTTGGGCTTAGGGCACTCATCGCCTCTCCAACCAATGCTGGAGTGTTTGGCATAACTCTGATAAGCTTCAAATCTTTTCCAAATAACTCAGTCAATCTCTCCAATGACTGGCCGGCTGCAATACTTACAACAACCTTATCCGTGAAATCCATGTCCTTTATTCCACTTATGGCATCTGGTAGATATTGTGGCTTCACCGCAATAATAATAATATCCGCAAAATCAACTACGTCTCTATTGCTGATGCTTGTATTAACTCCAAGCTCTTCAATGAGCTCATCAAGTGTAGCCTGAAAAATATCACTTGCCATTATATCTTGTGCTTCAACTGTGCCAGATGAAATCATTCCACCCATCATCGCACTGCCCATATTACCTGCACCAATAAATCCAATCTTCATGTCGATTTCCTCCAGAAAAAAACAAGCCCTATAACAACATCCTAAGTGTAACATTTTAGATTTATTCTGTACATTTATTTTTCCTTGTTGCTTGGCTGCTGGTAATAAAAGTTGCAATAGTTGCTACCTGTTTCACTTATCAATTTAATAGGTACTAAAAAACTTGATATTTTACTGTCTCATATAAATTCTTATTCTTAGGCAGTAAAAATTTCTAATATTTTACTACCCCTCAGAAAAATCAATCTACTGGTAGTAAAAAAAACCTTATTTTTACTACCTATATTCCAAAGCCTTATTAGGTAGTAAAATCAGCCTATTTTTTACTACCTAATTTCAATTTTTAATTACAGATGATAAAAACCTTTAGATATTTACTTCCTAGAAAAATCATTGTTTTTATAGGTAGTAGAGCAAAAACAAGTAGCAAAATATATAAAATTTCCCTCCAAAAATTGGAATGCAATCATTGGTGCTAATGGTAACACCACATTTGGATTCCAGGGATCAGGTGAAATTGGCGATGTTATTGAATATGTTTTCCAGTAAAATATGACTTCTTGTGGGCTACTTAAGGAAAAAGCCCACAAGAACTTGGCTTTGCCAAGCAATATTTTCTTTCAGAAAATATTGGTCCATGTCCGGTTCTTGATTTTCTGAGGAAAATTAAAAACCTTTAAATAACAATACTAAAAAAGTATCTCCCAAGTTTTTTTGAATCTGGGAGATACTTTTGTTTTTCAATAATATCTTTTACATTCTTGCTCCCCCGCTGGCACTACTTGTAATCAAGCTTTTTATCAGATATAATCCAATAAATATCGTAAATACGAAGCACAAATAGGAGACAAGATGAAATTATTCAGCCAATATAAGGGTTTAAGTAGAGCTAATTACATACTGTTTATAGGTCGAATCGTCACAAATATGGGTGCCATGATTTGGCCTATGCTAACACTTATTCTTAATAAGAAAATTGGGTTCAATGCCACTGAAACTGCGCTTTTTACTATTTTCTCTGGCATTTTATTTTTACCTGCAAATCTTTTGGGTGGACATGTGGCTGACAGGTTCAATAAGAAGCGTGTCATTATTTACTGTGACATTATGTCTATTGTTTTATTTGTCATCAGTGGTTTCCTGCCTCTTTCTATATTCTCTATCTGCGTGCTGTTAGTAGGCGCTTTTTTCCAGACTTTGGAAGGCCCTGCATATCAGGCTCTGGTTGCTGATATTACACCTGCAGAAAAAAGAGAAAAAGCATTTTCTTTATTATATTTAGGAGCCAATATCGGACTTATCCTCTCGCCTACATTAGCTGGATTGCTTTTCAATAATTATCTCTGGCTGTGTTTTATAATCAGTGGTCTATCTATCAGTGTATCAACAGTATTAATTGGACTGTTCGTAAAAGATGAAAAGCTGGAGGAAGCTCCTGTAGAAGATGTTGAAGAATCCGCTGACGATGGCCTAAACATCTGGAATATTATCAGAAATAGCGGCGCATTGATTGCATTTATTATTTCGTTGGCATTCTATCAGGGTGCTTACTCCTAGTTTGGATACCTGATGCCTTTAGACATAGCAAAAGCCTTTCCGGTGAAAGGCTCTGTAATATATGGAACTATCACTAGTGTAAACTGTTTCTTAGTAGTTTTGTTTACACCTATTATCACAATGTTTTTTGAAAAGGTTGATCTAACCAAAAAATTCGCCTTAGGTGTAATCCTTCAGGCTATCAGCTTTGCAGCATTTTTAATGTCCTTCGGTATCATCGGAGGATACTATATTTCTATCGCCCTCTTCACCTTCGGCGAAATCCTCACCACTATCATGATGGGAGCTTTCCTAGCAGAACGTGTACCAGAGAGCCACCGCGGACGTATCTTTGGAGTAACAAACTTCGCCGGTGCTTTTATGCAGGGCATCACACAGTTCTGCAGCGGAAGAATGTTTGACGCCTTCGGCCCTTCATACGCCTGGGCATTCTCCATCGCCATGACTATGGTTGCTGTTATTGCAGCACTGATGCTTGTATACTTAGACAAAAAAGAGTTTAGCCAGCTGTATGTTCAGGCTGACTAAACTCATTATCTTACGTATTCGATTACTGCACTTTTCTATTTCCTGCAAGAACCTCTTTATAGTCCTCCAGGTTCTTTCTAAGAAGCACAGGAATATTCAGCTCATATGGGCAGTGTGTCATGCATTTTCCGCATTCAATACAGTCGTTGATTTTTTCCATTTCTTCCTGCCAGTGTTCACTGAGCCATCCGGCACTAGGCGCTCTTCTAAGCATCAGTATCATTCTGTTACACTGATTAATCTGGATACCAACTGTGCAAGGCATGCAGTAGCCACATCCACGACAGAATTCTCCACTAAGCTCATTCTTCTCATCCACAATAAACTTAGCTATTTCAGCATCATATTCTGGTGTATTATCCATATATGATAGCCATTCATCCAGCTCAGATTCCTTTTGTATTCCCCAGATTGGAACTGCTCCGTCAAACTGGCTGATGAAAGCCATAGCAGCCTTGGAATTTGTAATTAATCCTCCAGCCAAGCCCTTCATCCCAATGAAACCCACATTGTTTTCATTGCAAAGCTTTAGAAGCTCTATTTCTTTATCTGAAGCCAAATAGCTCATAGGATACTGTACTGTTTCATATAAGCCAGACTCAATAAGCTCTTTAGCAACCCCAAGCTTATGTGCGGTTCCTGCAATATGGCGTATCTTTCCCTGGCGCTTAGCCTCTTCCATACACTCATACATTCCAGTTCCATCTCCAGGCTTGTAGCACTGTCCCATCATATGAAACTGATAAATATCAATGTAATCAGTTTTAAGATTTGTAAGGGATGTATCCAAATCCGTTCTGTGGAACCTTAATACCAGTACGTCCTAATGTGACTTCTTTCATAGCAACACCTTATATAGCCTTCATATTGATAAGCTTCTCAAGATATGCGATACGTGCGCAAACTGTGAAGACATCTGCTGCCTGCTCGAGCTCCTCGATTGGTGGAAGTGATGGAGCGAAGCGGATGATTGAATCGTTAGGGTCCATGTGGTATGGGAAAGGAGCGCCTGCTGGTGTAAGAACAACACCTGCCTCCTTTGCCAAATCTACGATACGAGTAGCTGTGCCCTTTGGTGCCTCGAAGGTGATGAAGTATCCACCCTTTGGTGAAATCCATCTACCGCATTCTGGCTCTGTTAAAT contains:
- a CDS encoding MFS transporter, with protein sequence MPLDIAKAFPVKGSVIYGTITSVNCFLVVLFTPIITMFFEKVDLTKKFALGVILQAISFAAFLMSFGIIGGYYISIALFTFGEILTTIMMGAFLAERVPESHRGRIFGVTNFAGAFMQGITQFCSGRMFDAFGPSYAWAFSIAMTMVAVIAALMLVYLDKKEFSQLYVQAD
- a CDS encoding aldo/keto reductase: MDTSLTNLKTDYIDIYQFHMMGQCYKPGDGTGMYECMEEAKRQGKIRHIAGTAHKLGVAKELIESGLYETVQYPMSYLASDKEIELLKLCNENNVGFIGMKGLAGGLITNSKAAMAFISQFDGAVPIWGIQKESELDEWLSYMDNTPEYDAEIAKFIVDEKNELSGEFCRGCGYCMPCTVGIQINQCNRMILMLRRAPSAGWLSEHWQEEMEKINDCIECGKCMTHCPYELNIPVLLRKNLEDYKEVLAGNRKVQ
- the proC gene encoding pyrroline-5-carboxylate reductase; this translates as MKIGFIGAGNMGSAMMGGMISSGTVEAQDIMASDIFQATLDELIEELGVNTSISNRDVVDFADIIIIAVKPQYLPDAISGIKDMDFTDKVVVSIAAGQSLERLTELFGKDLKLIRVMPNTPALVGEAMSALSPNKFVSEEDCEIVVELFESFGKADVVPEKLQDAVVGISGSSPAYVFMFIEALADGAVAEGMPRKQAYKFAAQAVLGSAKMVLETGEHPGVLKDNVCSPGGTTIEAVAALEALGFRNAVIEAERVCIEKSREL
- a CDS encoding SLC13 family permease gives rise to the protein MDSIKRFINNEIVLCVAFVLAVGSSFVVHPDRQYLGYIDFRTLSILLALMITMAGLQRLQVFRQIGELLVAKMSSISGVVLVLIFLCFFSAMFITNDVALLTFVPFSIVTLSISNRRDLYIIVIVLETIAANLGSMLTPLGNPQNLYLYSLAGMSLGAFIKLMLPYSVAALVLLVACGFAFVKPAPVTLAEKHKYDRSSRDKKMIAMYVFTFLISILVVARVLDYRIGLVIVAALTLVLDRRVLRKPDYSLLFTFIFLFIFIGNIKRIPALSDAIGSFLQINEVGVSIFLSQFISNVPAAILCSGFTDQIDKLIIGTNLGGLGTLIASMASLISFKQYSYIDGADKKKYIGVFTLANIFFLVVMCAIYIIL
- a CDS encoding MFS transporter — translated: MKLFSQYKGLSRANYILFIGRIVTNMGAMIWPMLTLILNKKIGFNATETALFTIFSGILFLPANLLGGHVADRFNKKRVIIYCDIMSIVLFVISGFLPLSIFSICVLLVGAFFQTLEGPAYQALVADITPAEKREKAFSLLYLGANIGLILSPTLAGLLFNNYLWLCFIISGLSISVSTVLIGLFVKDEKLEEAPVEDVEESADDGLNIWNIIRNSGALIAFIISLAFYQGAYS